AATGAGCAGGCGAAAACATCCTTTGGTTGCATTTGGAGTAATACATGAGAATTAATGTAGCGAGTTCTTATTTATTTACTCCAGGCACAGACGGGAAAATCCGGCGCAGCATTCTTGCACATATCATTTGCTTGGAAGGTGCTCACTTAAATTGGCCTACAGGGAATATAAGCCGGCAAATGGCTGCAGTGGGCTCGCCTCCACATTTTATGCATGTGCACAATTTGGCTTCAGTAGTTTGACTTTTCTTTTTGTTAGTGCAGTGACCTCAAGAGAGAGAACCTCCCTTTGTTCTCAGGTTTTGTCTGCAGATCTGGGGTCATTCTTTGTTACAACATGATATTCATGTGACGTTGAGCGAATGTCAATAGGTAGCAGAGTCGAGTATTTCATGAATAGTCTCTGGACTGCGGTGCATTTAGTTTTCCTTTTTCTCCCCACATACAATTTTATTCTTTCATCAGATAATCACAATACAATAGTCAGGCCCACCTGCAGAAGCCGAGCTTTTGTTCCTGGCTTCTGCTGTACACTTCAAGCATGGGGTCAACTATCTATGTATGTTTTGACCATGGGTGGACAGAATAATGCGAAATTCAGGAAGCAGTCAGTCAAACTCAAGCTGGACGTTTAGGAGGTCTACACCTGCTGAGGGCTATACAACACACCGCAAGTTTTGGTGAATCCTATTCTTTAAGTGTGAACAATGCAGTAGAATatgatttcattttttttgtacCGTGATGCTCTTTACCTATTTTATTCTTTGACTcccattatatagtattatttttaagcTAGTTTCTGCATATTGTATTAGTCCAAAGGGGGGAGTCAAGAATTTGCAAAACAATTGAAAGGATTATGATGTAAATTTTTGAATTCCCCGATCGCTCCCCGTCCACCTGCTCCTTCTCCCAGCGAGAACGCTCATTCTTTAGCTTGAATTTTTTTGGttgacatttaaaaaataaaagtagtaAAAATAAGAGTATTGGCCTCATAGCCTGCCTTAGGCAGCTCTTCCGTGTTTCCTTTGCAGTCATTTTTAATAGATCTGAAGTAAATCATTTGTATAGAGAGGGTGGGTCACAAGACTTAGAGGAGATAATGAGGGCCTGCTGGGATAAATCAGGGACGGGAGTCCTAAGAGAATGCATTTTATACACCATAGAGCCCCCACAAATAGGTAGAGATTTCCCCTTGTCTCCTGGTCACTTCCACTAGGGTAGTCTCTATTGTCCGTTAGCTATGACTGATGTCTTTAAGGACTGAACACACCCGTTCAATAACACAATACCTATGATCAGGCAGGCGGAGTCCTTTCTCAGTGGTATACTAGCTGTAGTTTAGGTCACCCGGCAGTCCTGGTCAGAAATCAGTCAGGTCAATATCAGAATATCCTGCACAGAAGAACCCCTTTAGATATTTGGATGGACCAGCCGAGAATGGAGGGGGGAGTGTGTGGGGTACAGTCTAAGAAGCTAGTTACCATTTTACAGAAATAAAGAGGGGATTGGAAAGTAAATTAACTACGCCAAGAATATTAAAAGGAGGTTATCGGGTATATTACCTACACATAAAACACATATGAGTTTTTTATTGTAAACTGGAGTGTCTTTAACTTTAGAAGTCTTTAGACTGTGAAGAAACCAAGGTACTTGACGTGACATTGTTGGGACCCAAACCATAGTCAGGCAGGGAGTCTCTGGGATACCCATGGCTCTAGCTTTTATCATAGTCTGCCTTCTTGAAGCTTACATTGACTTTGATTCTAGTTTGTGTTCTGACCTACAAGTATTTTTTATTCAGATCATTATTCTGCATGTTAAATAACCAGAATTATTTCCCTGCAGCTGAAATGGCCATGGCTAAAACCAATATGGAAGACATAAATCCTGTATTAAGAATTAGCCAACTGGATGCTATAGAGTTAAACAAGGCGTTGGAGCAACTAATCTGGACTCAGTTTAACACTTGTTTTCAAGGCTTCAGACCTGGACTTTTGAGTCGCTTTGAGCCCGAGATTAAATCGTTTTTATGGCTGTTTCTGTGGAGATACACTGTCTATTCCAAGAACGCGACGGTGGGCCAGGCAATTCTAAACATTCATTACAAAAACGACTTGTCTAAGACGCAGACTTACCGACCGCTTAATAAACAGCAGAAAGTGTGGTTCGCACTGTTATCGGTTGGGGGTAAATGGATGGAGGAGAGGTCCTATGACCTATTCAGTAATAACGTTTTGGGGTCATCGTTTCACAGGATGAAGCATTTCATTACTCTTGCCTCCGGGCTCATCAGGGTTTTGGGGCTCTTAAATTTCCTAATTTTTCTACAGCAAGGAAAATTTGCAACGCTGACTGAACGACTGCTAGGAATCCGGTCTGTTTTCAACAAACCCCAAGGTATCCGTCAAGTTGGCTTTGATTACATGAACAGGGAAATTTTGTGGCACGGATTTGCAGAATTTTTGATTTTTCTTCTGCCCCTTATTAACACCCAAAAGCTCAAAACGAAGCTGTTCTCCTGGTGCAGACCAGTCAAAGGACTGCGCCTTACTGACCCATCACTcaccatcatctgcaaggagtgctGTTTGTGTGGGGAATGGCCCACCATGCCTCATACTATCGGTTGCACCCATGTCTTTTGCTACTATTGCATTAAAAGCAGCTACACGTCCGACATGTATTTCTCATGCCCTAAGTGTAGTGTCCAAGTGCACAGCCTGCAGCCACTGGAGTTCAAGATCGAAATCTCTGAGGTTCACACTTTGTAAGATGAAATGTGTTTCGGTCTGAAGTCTCGTAAGATAAATTAAGAACTTGTCTCCATAACCATATCCTGCTAATGAGTGTGAACAGATGTTATCTCTTGGATCATTTTAATTAGTATATTCATAGGGGCACACTGCCAAATGACTGAGTGCCATCAGACTGTGCCAGCATTTCAGGGCATTTTGGGTTTGATGCATGGTAGAGATGCAGGCGTCTTGCTTATGTACTAAATGGTTCACAGTATGTCATATGGAGTCCACATCCAACTGGAGGAAAGAGAATGTTTATAGGAGAAAATAAATATGTTTCGGGAAGTCTGACTGTGCTAGATAGTCGAGGAGTCAACGAGTCTAAACATAGCACTGTGGATAGTCATGCATTTGCAACCATCATGGTTTTAGTACCTTCCTGTGCAGTGACCTGAGTCCTAAATTCTAGCAGGAGACATTAGAGCCATAACACAAAGCAGAGAGAAGGGTTgaagctttaaagggagtctgtcacctccTCTAAGCATACCAATAGAAAGTTCATAGGAGCATCATGCAAACATATGTGTGCTAAGCTACAGATCTCTTGCCTGAAAGATCCACTGTAAATTAAGCAAGAAAAAGGCAacccttcaaaaaaaaaatgtgaaaaaaaacctcACTTAGTGGTATCTCTTCCACGTGCAAGCTTATTCATCTATCTCCATCATGTTCCAGATCACGTTACAGGGAGAAACAATTTAGACTCCTGCCATCTTCTGCCTGCACACCCATTGTAGTGGAGATTGGTCCGTCCTATCACCAATCCTACTTGAGCCTCTGAAGGTACGCCCCCAGTCAACAACTGCATTAGACTTAACAGTTGTCTTTCTCCAATTCTATCACAGTTACATACATAAAAAAGTATGTTGTGTATCCCTGTAATGTGCTCTCTGTTTAGGTAGTCACCATTGAATATATttaggggaggtgatagactcccttgaaGTGTTGGAAGGCCAGGACTCTGCACAGGAAGAAATTGCTCCAGTGACATCTGCAATCtctaacccattgaagtgaatgggagcgctaCCATCAACAGCCCCACCCACTTTCAGTCTTTCTGCGttcaggttgaatgtggagcgAGGCAAAGGTTCAagggacaacccctataagcaAAAATTTTACAGAAGTATCAAAGGAATTTTAGGGCTTGTTTCACATTGGCATAGCTTTctatcgtgtgtgtgtgtgtgtgtataggggGTATTTTTTATATTGTAAGAAGAATATGGTAGCACGCAGCCTTAAAGTGATGGATTCCTTATGAACCAATCATATCCATCAGTATTCATTGCGACCTGGTTAAAAACATATCCATAAAGCCATGAGACTAAGGTGATCAAAGCCAAACACACTCACGTGACCAAAATCAATCAACATCTTACATATGGTCCCTTCAGTGCCAGTGATATTGGGGCCTGGTGCCATGTTCACTAGGCTGACCTGACTAATTTACAGTGATGCTATCCTGGTGATAAGTGACAATATTTAGTAGCCAAAAAAAGTGATTTATCGATATACTGGACCCATATTGGTGATCTTATCCACAAATTACAGAGATGAGGAAAATAAACCTTGTGACCTTGGCGCTCCTGCACTGATAAATGACTTCTTTTGCAGGGTAGGCTTCTGGCTTCAGATTAGGAGGAACGAGCTTTCCCTGATACATGTATCTGACCTTATCTCTTAGGCTACTGTATATCATGCTACAACTGTAGAGGCTCATGCTCGTGCAGTCGCTCGTGAGGGAATTTGGAGGCTAAAAACCATATAATAGACACTTTGCTCTTGGGCCAGAATCAAGTAAAAGCCACTTGACATCACAGTGAACACTAGAGCTGGAATATGCGCCATTATCACTGACACGTTACACGTCAGACCTTTTGTTAGGTTAATTTATCTTAGGGGTTGTGTGGCATTTTGTAAAAGTTAGCAGGGAAGGTGATAACATAAGTCTTGTTAAATTCATCTCTATTATGGTGGTCTCTGGCCAGTCTTTGTTCATACCCATACAGTGGTTGCATGCCATACGTGATTGTGACTGCTCTGGGGATGCTGGTATCTATGGCACGTGACCTCTGTGGCCAGTAATGTGCAGGATAAGTAAGCTGAAGTCATCCAGGACAACTGGACAAGTCTGTATTGGtttttttctttcactttctCTATTTGCCAATTTTTTGTAAACTCTTATAAAGAACTTACCATCTGGTTGGGGTTTATAGTCCCAAATTTATGTAACTTACTTGCACTCGTAGATGGAGTTAGGAGAAAATGAAGTTGGTCCAGGGTCTACTCTCTGAAGTCTGCTTCACCCCTCTGATGCATGCGCATTGTGCCGGTGCGAGTACACGCAACTTCACAGCGCATGCGCCTGATGTGCAGGACATGCACAGACCCTAGTTCATTGGACCCAATGTGCATTTACCACTGGTCTGAAGCAGACTAACCTCAGTTTCTCCGGTCCGGGACAGGTGGCCATCGACATGTGGTTATACTCCATTAGTAGTCTATAAAGAGAGTAGAGTATGTAGAGTGATCATGCACGTGTAGAGAATATGGACCAGGAAAACATGTTTTTGGGATTAGTGGGATACCAGTATGTCCTGAATGATTTTTATCCTGAATAatatttgtaaaagaaaaaaaaaatccttttataGGAAGCCTGTGACCAGAACCAGACAAATAGGTTAAGGTCACTTTGCCGGCCACCACTTACCGTGCCAACTACCCTTGCTGCTTATTAAGAAAAACTGTGATCTCTTGGCAGTGGAAGCGTGGGTTCACTAGGGGAAACCACTGTTTGGGTTGATATGTTGTATTCCCTTTAATTACGGCTTAATTCCTTATTATTATTGAACCCTTCTCTTTTTCGTAAAAAAAAGACAGAGCCAAGATCTCAGGATGAGGAAATGTCTCACCAATAATGTTATTTTATGTAATAACCCATGAGCTGTAATTTGCCCAAACATTTATAGGTCTGCTTAGTTACCTGGTTGGCAAGTTATACTATAATGTAATGGTTATGGATGGTGGAAAACCTCTACATATCTTGTGGTTACCCTCTGAGAAGCCAAACTCACTCAGTATTACCGCTCTCATAATGAACACAGTATTTTCTGGTTAGGAGCTGAGGGCAGTAAGTGACCAAAGCTGGCCATACGCATAGATAACGATCAACCCAACGCGTGTTTGGTGGGGAACCCCTGGACCGTACAAAGACACACACATTCTGCCGATCCTGCATAGTCGGAACAGCCCATTACACAATAAGTGGTAAACCAGTCCTGCCAAAATGATTGGGTTTGGTCGACAtttcatctaatatgtatggttagcttaaagggatcctattattggatacccttttttttctcactaacccgtaggaatatccttaaagtctattcttctcctacctgtagatgtcttctccacgccgccgttcggtagaaatcccagttttcctaGTATTTCTTcaaattctctcacagcactgggggtggtcctctgcgctcaaacagcactggggacattcccaatgctgcgagagaactctccagtgatgcctctttcttaaggctagtcctacgtgttagggagaaaaaaagggtatccaataataggatccctttaagaccattGATTCCAGTGCTTCTGAGTGACCCTGAGCAGGGCAACCAACTGAGATTAGTATAAGGTTGGAGCTTCTTATCAACTGCTAAGGAAAACCAGAGTTCATCCTACTCCATTGCTTCAGGATATCTTATCTATAGCCTTTGGGAGAGAGTTTAGCAATGCAGTACATGGTGGTAGGGTCACAGCAATTTTGCATCTTATCAAGCAATAATATCAGTATAACCCTTTCTTGTTATAAGCTACTGAAACCTTATTGTGGCCTTGTGATACATTATTGACTCATTTAGAGTTATGCATCTGCactatttagggtatgttcacactacaaaAGTAAACTTTTCACTCATTTTATCTGATGATGCTATTTTTTGGGGACTGTCCCTTTTACATGGAGTTTTATTAGCTAAATTTTTCCAGTTATGTTAATAAAACTGCTAAATGTGCAAATAATCCACGTGGTCAGTGTGAAGAACTACTATTACTAAAGCcaaattacatttaaaaaaaaaaacaaaaacctgtacGTGTGAAATATatccgttgttttttttttctttttttcatttttctttgacAATGATtaatttaatataactttagaacTGGATGTAACATTGGACACTGGAATGCTCTAATGTTAATTCAATTTAGAACTGGATGTGACATTGGATACTGGTATAATCTAATATTTCGATGAAAATTATTGTATTCTCACATGTATGTTAATTTATGCTTTAATACAATGTGAAATTTCAATTAAAGTAACTATATAAATGGCTGATCTGTCTCCtccttttttttcctaaatagtaAAGAAACCGCAAATGAGTAAATGGATTTCAATTAAAACTTGCCCCATATAGTAAGATACAACCCACATTTCTCAACATGGACCATGTATGTATTAAACACAGTTAGTAAAGCAGGATAAAGGGAAAGGGGGGAAAAACACAGTCCATCAACAAAGAAACAAATATCTTGAATAAAAAGTCTCCTTCAAAAGTCAAACACTCACGTATACTGGTAGTGAACACGGATGCACGGACGATAAACTCTGTCGACTCCACGTGGAAAAGCAAAGGAAGTCCAGCAATCACGGATAAAATCTTAAACTTTTATTCGGTCCATTTAAAATAGTACAGCGTCATGAAGGTGGCAAAAAGGTATTTCCAGAGAATGTTGGTATAATGCGTcacggctgacgcgtttcggaaaccCTAAGTTCCTTAGTCGTGGCTGCACACAACTGCTGTGCAACAAAACTTAAAAAAATGCAGTACATAGAGCGAGTTTTCTGGAATTAGCtactttttgttactggtatacaAAGGTCATTCtatgcaactttctaatatatcccATATATTACCTTTCCGCTGATTTAGAAGATGCTCAGGTGATCCCGTGTGTCAGCATCCTGTTTCACCCCTGACCATGTGCCTTACATCTGTATTTCTGCTGTCCCTGTTAGCACTGAGTGACCAACAGAGAGTGATGGTGCTGCCATATTGATCCTACAGATGCCCAGTCTGGTTAcgcattcatttttattttcattctatGAAG
This genomic stretch from Leptodactylus fuscus isolate aLepFus1 chromosome 4, aLepFus1.hap2, whole genome shotgun sequence harbors:
- the PEX2 gene encoding peroxisome biogenesis factor 2, which encodes MAMAKTNMEDINPVLRISQLDAIELNKALEQLIWTQFNTCFQGFRPGLLSRFEPEIKSFLWLFLWRYTVYSKNATVGQAILNIHYKNDLSKTQTYRPLNKQQKVWFALLSVGGKWMEERSYDLFSNNVLGSSFHRMKHFITLASGLIRVLGLLNFLIFLQQGKFATLTERLLGIRSVFNKPQGIRQVGFDYMNREILWHGFAEFLIFLLPLINTQKLKTKLFSWCRPVKGLRLTDPSLTIICKECCLCGEWPTMPHTIGCTHVFCYYCIKSSYTSDMYFSCPKCSVQVHSLQPLEFKIEISEVHTL